In Nocardioides sp. W7, the genomic stretch GCCGCGCGAGGAGGTCCACCAGCGCCGGCAGGTCCGCGGCCGTCCGGGTGCGGACCGTCGTCACGACGGACCGTCCGTCGGGGTCTCGGCGACGTAGACCCAGCGGCCGGCCCGGCGCTCGAACAGCGAGCGCTCGTGCTGCTCGCCGGGCACGCCGCCGCGCTCGTAGGCGGCGACGAACTCCACCCAGTCCTCGCCCGCGCCGAGGATCCGCAGCCCGGTCCAGGTGAGGGTCGGGTCCGGCTCGAGGTCGGTCGGGCGGGTCCGCGGGTGCCAGGTGCGGAAGACGTGATCGAGGTCGCCGACGGCGTACGCCGAGTACCGCGAGCGCATCAGCTCCTCGGCGCTGGCCGCCTGGGCGGACCCTCGGTGCAGGCGGCCGCAGCAGCCGTCGTACGTCGTGTCGGAGCCGCACGGGCAGGGTCGCTGGAGCTGCATGACGGCGACGCTATCGGTCGAGGACCAAGGTCCGGTCTCGTGGAGGCCGACCGCCTCTGACGGGCGGATTCCGCCGACGGCACAATGGGGCCATGGAGACTTTTACCAGCATCAGCGCCGTTCCTGCCGGCACCGTCGTCGTCGGTGTCGACGGATCGGAGGGCGCCGAGCGTGCCGTGCGGTGGGCCGCCACCGAGGCGGGCCTGAGTCAGCGACCGCTCGTCCTCGTGCACGCCTGGACCCTGCAGGGCGGGAACTGGCTGGACCAGGCCGGCATCGACCACCGCGCCGTCGCGACCGCGATCCAGGACGAGGCCGCCGAGCTGCTGAACACGGTCCGCGACGAGGTGCTCGCCGTACGGCCCGGGCTCGAGGTGCACCGGCTGTTGGTGGAGGCCGACGCGCGCGAGGCGTTCGAGGAGCTGTCCCGCACGGCGACCATGATCGTCGTCGGGTCCCGCGGCCGCGGACCGGTCCGCAGCCTGCTGCTCGGGTCGGTGAGCGTGGCCGTGTCCCGGCAGTCGCACTGCCCGGTCGTGGTGGTGCGGCCCGGCGCCGAGGAGGCGACCGGCGGCATCCTGGTCGGGGTCGACGGCACCCCGGCGTCGCAGCCGGCCCTGGAGCTGGCCTTCCGCGAGGCCTCGCTGCGGGGGCTGCCGCTCACGGTCGTGCACTGCTTCTGGGACGCGCAGTCCGCGACCCTCCCGGCCCACCGGGTCCCCGCCGACGGCATGGCCGCGTACGCCGACCTCGAGCTGATGATCGCGGAGTCGATGAGCGGGCTGCGGGAGAAGTACCCCGACGTAGAGGTCGAGCGTGCGCTGTGGCGCGGGCTGGTCGACGAGGCGCTCGTCGCGGCCTCCCGTGGACGCGACCTCACGGTGATCGGTCTGCGCCGCACCACCGCGCTGCGCAGCCTGATCCGGGTGCCCGTCGCACCGACCGTCGTGGAGCGTGCCGACGGCGCGGTGGCCGTCGTGCCGCACGACGCCGAAACGGACGCGTAACCCATCGGTTGAGATGCTGAGTACGTTGGGCGGGTGACCTCCGCTCCCACCATCAGCACTGTCGGCGACCTCCGGGCCTCGGGCCACGTCCTGAAGCCGCTGCGCACCGAGATCCGTGACAACCTGCTCGCCATGCTCCGCGCGGGCGTGGACCCGTGGCCGGGCCTGCACGGCCTGGAGAGCACGGTGATCCCGCAGCTGGAGCGTGCCCTGATCGCGGGCCACGACGTCGTACTCCTCGGCGAGCGCGGTCAGGGCAAGACCCGGCTGCTGCGGACCATGATCGGCCTGCTCGACGAGTGGACGCCGGTGATCGCCGGCTCCGAGCTCGGCGAGCACCCCTTCGAGCCGATCACCCACGCCTCGCGACGCCGGGCCACCGAGCTCGGCGACGCGCTGCCGGTCGAGTGGCGGCACCGTGACGAGCGGTACGCCGAGAAGCTGGCCACCCCCGACACCTCGGTGGCCGACCTGATCGGCGACGTCGACCCGATGAAGGTGGCCGAGGGGCGCTCGCTCGGCGACCCGGAGACCATCCACTACGGCCTGATCCCGCGCAGCCACCGCGGCATCGTCGCGATCAACGAGCTGCCCGACCTGGCGGAGCGCATCCAGGTGGCGATGCTCAACGTGATGGAGGAGCGCGACATCCAGATCCGCGGGTACGTCGTACGCCTCCCGCTCGACGTGCTCGTCGTGGCCAGCGCCA encodes the following:
- a CDS encoding YchJ family metal-binding protein, whose amino-acid sequence is MQLQRPCPCGSDTTYDGCCGRLHRGSAQAASAEELMRSRYSAYAVGDLDHVFRTWHPRTRPTDLEPDPTLTWTGLRILGAGEDWVEFVAAYERGGVPGEQHERSLFERRAGRWVYVAETPTDGPS
- a CDS encoding universal stress protein, encoding METFTSISAVPAGTVVVGVDGSEGAERAVRWAATEAGLSQRPLVLVHAWTLQGGNWLDQAGIDHRAVATAIQDEAAELLNTVRDEVLAVRPGLEVHRLLVEADAREAFEELSRTATMIVVGSRGRGPVRSLLLGSVSVAVSRQSHCPVVVVRPGAEEATGGILVGVDGTPASQPALELAFREASLRGLPLTVVHCFWDAQSATLPAHRVPADGMAAYADLELMIAESMSGLREKYPDVEVERALWRGLVDEALVAASRGRDLTVIGLRRTTALRSLIRVPVAPTVVERADGAVAVVPHDAETDA